The segment GCCGCCAGGTGCGGCTGCTGGAGGTGGAGCTGCGGCAGAACCTGCTGCTGCGCAATGGCCGCGGCGTCACCACCACCGAGGCCGGCAAGCTGCTGCTGGAGCATGGCCGCGGCATCCTGCACCAGGTGGAGCGCGCCCGCGAAGACCTGGGCCGCGTACGCGGCGCCCTGGCCGGGCGCGTGGCCCTGGGCCTGCCGCCCAGCATCGCCCGCATGATGACAGTTCCGCTCACGCGCGCCTTCCGCAAACGCCTGCCCAGTGCTGCGCTGTCCATCAGCGAGGGCCTGACGATCTCCATGCAGGAAGGCCTGCTGACCGGGCGCCTGGACATCGCCCTGCTCTACAACCCGCCGGCCAGCCCCGAGCTCAACACCCTGCCGCTGCTGGACGAGGAACTGTTCCTGATCGGGCCGCGCCCACCACGCAGCAAGGCCGTGGCGCAGTCCATCGGCCTGAAGGAGGT is part of the Rhodoferax sp. BAB1 genome and harbors:
- a CDS encoding LysR substrate-binding domain-containing protein produces the protein MDLKQLEYFVRVAELGSFTRAAGVLNIAQPALSRQVRLLEVELRQNLLLRNGRGVTTTEAGKLLLEHGRGILHQVERAREDLGRVRGALAGRVALGLPPSIARMMTVPLTRAFRKRLPSAALSISEGLTISMQEGLLTGRLDIALLYNPPASPELNTLPLLDEELFLIGPRPPRSKAVAQSIGLKEVSALPLVIPSRPNAIRMVVETEMAGIGCKPDISLEIDGVAAILDLVADGAGYAVLPKYALATMQRPETYQARAIENPRLASRLALATAAGRTTTMTQQAMLELIQQVAGEVFGAVATPA